In Sulfuracidifex metallicus DSM 6482 = JCM 9184, a single window of DNA contains:
- a CDS encoding ERAP1-like C-terminal domain-containing protein, which produces MDFPFSGSGKDVNSIMEEWITHEGYPMLRVSRSEGGKVRITQERFSLVKAEDRLYMVPVTAIVDGKQTQFLMDGKETYLEGKKVKLNLDRTGFYRVFYEDLESFFQSDPNPMERWGLINDYFAFLLKGIITPEEYVYLVKRMESEEHYLPAGEVASQLTLLYNINSDKWSLAKDIISNYVAKWENRKSDVDRQTYASMIASLSYMDRDFAAKVSTMMDNMESLVPEMKDAVVIAYSVAKGEKGFEKLMEMYKNSKFDEEKLRYLKGMLASHEPHLIANTLNMSLSGEVKKQDIPFMVIWGSIYPRARDVTWEWFKAHMERISKYYEGTPRMGVIMSNILPFVGLKHEDALDIASEIKSGKSFVEVGKQKLELYRKLL; this is translated from the coding sequence ATGGACTTCCCTTTCTCAGGCTCGGGAAAGGACGTTAATTCAATCATGGAAGAGTGGATAACTCACGAAGGTTATCCAATGTTGAGGGTTTCGCGTTCAGAAGGAGGAAAAGTGAGAATAACCCAGGAAAGATTCTCCCTTGTGAAGGCTGAAGATAGGTTATACATGGTTCCCGTTACTGCAATTGTTGATGGCAAGCAGACTCAGTTCCTGATGGATGGTAAGGAAACCTATTTGGAAGGTAAGAAGGTAAAGCTCAACTTGGACAGGACAGGATTCTATCGTGTCTTCTATGAGGACTTAGAGTCTTTCTTCCAGAGCGATCCGAACCCAATGGAAAGGTGGGGGTTAATCAATGACTACTTTGCCTTCCTGTTGAAGGGAATCATCACTCCAGAGGAGTACGTTTACCTAGTAAAGAGGATGGAGAGTGAGGAACATTATTTGCCTGCGGGGGAGGTGGCATCTCAGTTGACGCTGCTTTATAACATAAATTCAGACAAATGGTCTTTAGCTAAGGATATCATTTCAAATTATGTCGCCAAGTGGGAGAACAGGAAGTCAGATGTAGACAGGCAAACTTACGCATCTATGATAGCTTCCCTTTCATACATGGATAGAGACTTCGCAGCCAAAGTCTCTACTATGATGGATAACATGGAGTCCCTAGTGCCTGAGATGAAGGACGCAGTTGTCATCGCTTACTCTGTTGCGAAAGGAGAAAAGGGATTTGAGAAGTTGATGGAGATGTACAAGAACTCTAAATTCGATGAAGAGAAATTGAGGTACTTGAAAGGAATGCTTGCATCACATGAACCACATCTAATTGCCAACACGCTCAATATGTCACTCTCAGGAGAGGTCAAGAAACAAGATATACCATTCATGGTGATCTGGGGTTCTATATATCCGCGGGCTAGAGACGTCACGTGGGAGTGGTTCAAGGCTCACATGGAGAGGATTTCAAAGTACTATGAAGGTACTCCGAGGATGGGAGTGATAATGTCTAATATATTGCCTTTCGTAGGTCTCAAACATGAGGACGCTTTAGACATAGCTTCTGAAATTAAATCGGGGAAATCATTTGTGGAGGTAGGCAAACAGAAGCTCGAACTTTACAGGAAGTTACTATGA
- a CDS encoding ABC transporter substrate-binding protein: protein MKSPFSSKKSRQALSKTAAIAVVVVIIIAVAAGVYFLTHKTTTTTTTTTPTFDTSVLTDIAQPAAPDSLDPATGFYVQDGPLFSAVYQELVEFNGSDYHEVVPVLAENYSVENDYNSFVFNIRPYATFSNGMPVNASDVWFSLYRTILMGQGVGISNYIGLLFNATQYSTDGNIALPWGVCDAIQNVTGIHTEGNANLTAKILSQILSNFNPSNTTIMKIMEYPNQAVVVLGNNKVEVNLLPGIHYKFFLTDMASWWGAIVYPGYIDAHGGVQYNQQNDYINQNGAIGSGPYVISSVQTGFSQITLKANPNYWANGHSVPVVAQPAKIPNIVIYYGLSHTDRLEEFDKNQAQISYVSVPYISQMESGYYNSSASSAILDNLGETPGVFYISMNEQVFPTNITDFRLALEHAVNYTDLLDLYSVNGNILAKEFLGPISPTFPGYYNPDNLPMYSYNLNEAIHYLQLAGEQGKFYVTLPNGTKIGDTSGSPLPTLDIYTLSPVPQIMQEELTIVEQDLAQIGVSANIKAVAASVTDNWDSGSSTPALVQLGWVPDWPDPVAQQLIPLTDINDGGLSGDLAWMNVSTLTQMYNTLPYITNTTEQEQLVGKAYNITYNNAPYIWLPYPSTYYFVQPYIGGFQYNPYVGYFYNMMYYKYAP from the coding sequence ATGAAGTCTCCATTTTCGTCGAAAAAGAGCAGGCAGGCATTATCTAAGACTGCTGCGATTGCAGTAGTTGTAGTGATAATAATAGCGGTAGCAGCTGGAGTTTATTTCTTAACACATAAAACTACCACTACTACCACAACAACAACTCCAACTTTCGACACTTCTGTGCTCACTGATATAGCACAGCCTGCAGCTCCTGACTCATTGGATCCTGCCACTGGATTTTACGTTCAGGATGGCCCACTTTTCTCAGCAGTTTATCAAGAGTTAGTAGAGTTCAACGGTTCAGACTATCATGAAGTGGTCCCGGTGTTAGCTGAAAACTACAGTGTAGAGAACGACTATAACTCATTTGTCTTCAACATAAGACCTTACGCCACCTTCAGCAACGGGATGCCAGTTAATGCCTCTGACGTATGGTTCTCGCTCTATAGAACTATCCTCATGGGACAAGGTGTAGGAATATCCAACTATATAGGACTTTTATTCAACGCAACACAATATTCTACTGACGGAAACATAGCCCTACCTTGGGGAGTGTGCGACGCCATACAGAACGTCACTGGCATACACACAGAAGGAAACGCTAACCTCACCGCTAAGATCTTGTCCCAGATATTGTCCAACTTTAACCCATCAAATACAACTATAATGAAAATCATGGAATATCCTAATCAGGCTGTAGTAGTTCTTGGCAACAATAAGGTGGAGGTTAACTTGTTACCAGGAATACATTACAAGTTCTTCTTGACGGATATGGCATCATGGTGGGGGGCAATAGTATACCCAGGCTACATCGATGCCCACGGAGGAGTTCAGTACAACCAGCAGAACGATTACATTAATCAAAACGGAGCTATAGGATCTGGACCTTATGTGATTTCCTCGGTGCAGACTGGATTCTCCCAGATTACCCTGAAGGCTAACCCCAATTACTGGGCAAATGGACACTCCGTTCCAGTAGTGGCTCAGCCTGCGAAGATTCCTAATATCGTTATTTACTATGGCTTATCTCACACGGACAGACTTGAAGAATTTGACAAGAACCAAGCTCAGATATCTTACGTGTCCGTGCCATACATATCGCAAATGGAGTCTGGCTATTACAACAGCTCTGCATCTTCCGCTATATTAGATAACTTAGGAGAAACCCCTGGAGTTTTCTACATATCGATGAATGAGCAAGTGTTCCCGACTAACATTACTGATTTCAGACTAGCGTTAGAGCATGCAGTGAACTACACTGACTTACTGGACCTCTATAGTGTTAATGGAAACATCTTAGCTAAGGAATTTCTGGGACCTATATCTCCAACCTTCCCAGGATACTATAACCCAGATAACTTACCTATGTATTCATACAACTTGAACGAGGCAATACATTACTTACAACTTGCAGGTGAACAAGGAAAGTTCTACGTCACTTTACCTAACGGAACTAAGATAGGAGATACAAGCGGATCTCCTTTACCTACATTAGACATATACACACTTTCTCCAGTACCGCAGATAATGCAGGAGGAGCTCACTATTGTCGAGCAGGATCTTGCTCAAATAGGCGTATCAGCGAACATAAAGGCAGTTGCAGCTTCGGTTACAGATAACTGGGACAGTGGGTCCTCGACTCCAGCCCTAGTCCAGCTAGGTTGGGTTCCAGATTGGCCTGATCCAGTTGCACAGCAATTGATACCTCTAACTGACATAAATGATGGAGGACTATCTGGAGACCTTGCATGGATGAACGTAAGTACACTAACTCAAATGTATAACACTTTACCTTACATAACTAACACTACAGAGCAGGAACAGCTAGTAGGAAAAGCCTACAACATTACTTACAACAATGCGCCCTACATATGGTTACCTTACCCATCTACATACTACTTCGTTCAGCCATACATAGGAGGTTTCCAATATAATCCGTACGTAGGGTACTTCTACAACATGATGTACTATAAGTACGCCCCATAA
- a CDS encoding ABC transporter permease — MGHEILKFILRRIVYAFVSLIFLIVLLFVIINVILPSPIAKARIYVRNPHAPYAELEAIAKAHGFYQPLYVQIADYIWNVLHGNLGIDPVYGIPESSLIMQYLPVTLELVIPATILTVLIGIAMGAIAASNRGNWKDLFVKGIYLTSWSSPPFFIATVILLVFAYDLGLFPSSGIANPLLSPPPNVLGFPILNAIAAGDWAYLDSLIRHMILPVISIALVSFGVITRIARSSLIETLESDYSKLALMKGRTKSQVTYGVALRNGSLPIVTLVALLFAQSIAGDVVVEDIFDYHGLGYYLLTVGIYQLDYVALLDITLIDGILVIAANLIADILYGVLDPRVRLS, encoded by the coding sequence ATGGGTCACGAGATACTCAAATTCATTCTGAGAAGAATCGTGTACGCCTTCGTTTCCCTTATATTCCTGATAGTTTTGCTTTTCGTTATTATAAACGTTATATTGCCTTCTCCTATAGCAAAGGCCAGGATATACGTGAGGAATCCTCATGCCCCCTACGCTGAATTGGAAGCCATTGCTAAAGCTCATGGTTTCTATCAACCGCTTTACGTTCAGATAGCTGACTACATCTGGAATGTGTTACACGGGAACTTGGGCATAGATCCCGTGTACGGGATCCCTGAGAGTTCGCTTATAATGCAGTACCTACCAGTAACCTTAGAGCTAGTGATTCCCGCGACTATCTTGACTGTTCTCATAGGAATTGCAATGGGAGCCATAGCCGCGTCAAATAGGGGGAACTGGAAGGACTTATTTGTGAAAGGAATATACCTCACCTCTTGGTCATCTCCTCCCTTTTTTATAGCTACGGTGATATTATTGGTTTTCGCATATGATTTGGGTCTCTTTCCATCCTCAGGAATAGCAAATCCTCTGTTGTCTCCTCCGCCTAACGTGTTAGGATTCCCAATTCTAAATGCAATAGCTGCAGGAGATTGGGCTTATCTAGATAGTCTTATCAGGCATATGATTCTGCCAGTGATTTCTATAGCTTTGGTTAGCTTTGGAGTCATAACTAGGATAGCCAGAAGTTCTCTTATAGAGACTTTGGAGTCAGACTATTCAAAGTTGGCTTTGATGAAAGGAAGGACAAAGTCACAAGTCACCTACGGGGTTGCATTAAGAAACGGATCCCTTCCAATAGTTACTTTAGTTGCACTTTTGTTTGCCCAATCCATAGCCGGAGACGTAGTTGTGGAGGACATATTCGATTATCATGGTCTAGGTTACTACTTGTTGACTGTGGGGATATATCAGTTGGATTACGTTGCCTTGTTGGACATAACCTTAATAGACGGAATTCTTGTCATAGCCGCTAACCTCATTGCGGATATCTTATATGGAGTCCTCGATCCAAGGGTGAGGTTATCATGA
- a CDS encoding ABC transporter permease → MTEERAENKPRKEIRTTGLRFYLSAIRRDKLGLLGLIIVSLFFGWSAIEGALQMIGGYLHNPSLGWALLPSDPLKISLTNSYHPPTLSAVYLFGANAEGESILSRILYAMPRDALVSVVVVFIAVLVGMIVGVLAGYIGGILDDILMRLTDAILAFPAIILVIAISVILSANFNAVIVGLSVVWWPTYARLFRAQTLKVKQMDYVTAAKLYGVSKVKFFLKYLVLNTIDPIIAYSALDFGNVILAYSTLAFFGIGITVNIPELGEMASDGLAGLPTYWWWPIFPSIAILIIVLGFVLLGDRLQDIIQGRSA, encoded by the coding sequence ATGACAGAGGAGAGAGCTGAAAATAAACCCAGGAAGGAAATAAGGACAACAGGTTTAAGATTTTACTTATCAGCCATAAGAAGGGATAAACTTGGATTATTGGGGCTTATAATAGTTTCCCTCTTCTTCGGATGGTCTGCAATAGAGGGAGCACTACAGATGATAGGAGGTTATCTTCATAACCCCTCTTTGGGATGGGCTCTTCTACCCAGCGACCCGCTTAAGATATCTTTAACCAACTCCTATCATCCTCCTACCCTTTCCGCGGTCTACTTGTTCGGTGCTAACGCTGAAGGTGAAAGCATACTCTCGAGGATACTTTACGCTATGCCCAGGGACGCGTTAGTATCCGTAGTGGTAGTGTTCATTGCTGTATTAGTAGGGATGATAGTTGGTGTTCTGGCAGGTTATATCGGAGGAATTCTCGACGATATACTCATGAGGTTAACTGATGCTATTCTAGCATTCCCCGCCATCATCCTAGTGATAGCTATTTCAGTGATATTGAGTGCAAACTTTAATGCAGTGATAGTGGGATTAAGCGTGGTATGGTGGCCCACATATGCAAGGCTATTTAGGGCACAAACCTTGAAGGTGAAACAGATGGACTACGTAACTGCAGCAAAGCTTTACGGTGTGTCGAAGGTAAAATTCTTCCTCAAATACTTGGTACTAAATACCATAGATCCAATCATAGCTTACTCTGCCCTAGACTTCGGCAACGTTATATTAGCTTACTCTACGTTAGCTTTCTTCGGAATTGGAATAACTGTTAACATACCTGAGCTAGGAGAAATGGCATCAGACGGTTTAGCCGGACTTCCAACCTACTGGTGGTGGCCTATATTTCCGAGCATAGCTATATTGATAATAGTTCTAGGTTTTGTGCTACTTGGCGATAGACTCCAGGATATAATTCAGGGTAGATCGGCATGA
- a CDS encoding ABC transporter ATP-binding protein, with protein sequence MTLMEIKDLEVYYRTLNGNAKILNKINMEVNKGEIVGVVGESGSGKSTLGHSIVRLLPYNAKMNGSIILDGVDIVKAKDQDMYKLRGTTVFMIFQNPLNSLNPVKTVGHQLMEASMIRHMKEKGKKKNDEKELYKESVNALKDLRIPDPENVMKRYPHQLSGGQIQRVVIAMALLLKPKLLIADEPTSALDVTVQAQVVKLLKQLNSELGTSIIFITHDIALAYVISTRIMVLYGGEIMEDGPSENVIKGPLHPYSKGLISSIPSINKREGRLKAIPGNPPSFFNLPLGCRFFPRCDSSMDKCSKEEPILVEKDKRRVRCFLYE encoded by the coding sequence ATGACGTTAATGGAGATAAAGGATCTTGAAGTTTATTATAGGACGTTAAACGGCAACGCTAAGATATTGAATAAGATAAACATGGAAGTTAATAAGGGAGAGATAGTTGGCGTAGTAGGAGAGAGCGGTTCAGGGAAGTCAACGTTAGGTCATTCAATTGTTAGGCTATTGCCTTACAATGCAAAGATGAACGGAAGTATTATACTAGATGGAGTTGACATCGTGAAGGCTAAGGATCAGGACATGTATAAGTTAAGGGGAACCACAGTCTTCATGATATTCCAAAATCCACTCAATAGCTTAAACCCTGTCAAGACTGTGGGGCATCAACTTATGGAGGCTTCAATGATACGTCACATGAAAGAAAAAGGCAAAAAGAAGAACGACGAAAAAGAACTTTACAAGGAAAGCGTCAATGCGTTAAAGGATTTGAGGATTCCAGACCCTGAAAACGTTATGAAGAGGTATCCTCATCAGCTTTCTGGAGGCCAGATACAGAGGGTAGTAATAGCAATGGCATTGTTACTTAAACCCAAACTTCTAATTGCGGACGAACCAACCTCTGCCCTCGACGTGACTGTGCAAGCTCAGGTGGTGAAACTGTTGAAACAACTAAACTCAGAGTTGGGCACTTCTATAATTTTCATAACTCACGACATAGCCTTAGCTTATGTTATCTCAACTAGGATCATGGTACTTTATGGAGGAGAGATCATGGAGGACGGTCCAAGCGAGAATGTGATAAAAGGTCCGCTACATCCGTACTCTAAGGGGTTAATATCCAGCATTCCCTCAATTAACAAGAGGGAAGGTAGACTGAAGGCTATTCCGGGAAATCCTCCCTCTTTCTTCAACTTACCTCTAGGATGCAGGTTTTTCCCAAGGTGTGATAGCTCAATGGACAAGTGTTCAAAGGAGGAGCCGATCCTTGTGGAGAAGGATAAGAGAAGAGTAAGGTGTTTCCTTTATGAGTGA
- a CDS encoding ABC transporter ATP-binding protein codes for MSELYVVRNLTKEFPAYKQGLIDSLLRKNVPQLRALENVSLDVKEGEVVGVVGESGSGKTTLGKIMAMIEKPTSGELLFMGKEVKDPKEVLKNVSMVFQNPLTSMNPRMRVKDIVSEPLGRYDEDAVKDALEKVGLEFSYVMDKLPRELSGGQLQRVAIARALSRKVKFLVLDEPTSALDVSVQAQVLNMLADIQIEMGLSYLFITHNIAVARFIADKIIVLYAGKVMEIGNSDKVLNDPAHPYTRSLVESLPSLQRKEVKPPEGEVPSLINLPKGCRFNPRCPMAISICREKEPPLIEMGDRKVACWLYQTDGKENDS; via the coding sequence ATGAGTGAATTATACGTTGTGAGGAACCTGACCAAGGAATTTCCAGCTTACAAGCAGGGACTCATAGATTCCTTGCTCAGGAAAAATGTACCTCAGCTTAGGGCATTAGAGAACGTAAGTTTGGACGTTAAGGAAGGAGAGGTGGTCGGCGTAGTAGGAGAGAGCGGTTCAGGGAAGACAACTTTAGGCAAGATCATGGCGATGATAGAGAAGCCCACCAGCGGCGAACTTCTCTTTATGGGAAAGGAGGTAAAGGATCCTAAAGAGGTTTTGAAGAACGTTAGCATGGTGTTCCAAAATCCGCTCACTTCAATGAACCCGAGGATGAGGGTGAAAGACATAGTCTCAGAACCGCTGGGTAGGTACGATGAGGACGCTGTGAAGGACGCTTTGGAGAAGGTTGGTCTTGAGTTTTCCTACGTTATGGACAAGTTGCCCAGGGAACTCTCAGGAGGTCAGTTACAGAGGGTTGCAATTGCTAGGGCACTGTCAAGAAAGGTGAAATTTCTAGTTCTGGACGAACCAACCTCTGCCCTCGACGTGTCTGTCCAAGCTCAAGTCTTGAACATGTTGGCCGATATTCAGATAGAAATGGGTCTTTCGTATCTCTTCATAACCCACAATATCGCGGTTGCAAGGTTCATAGCAGACAAAATCATTGTGCTTTATGCCGGAAAGGTCATGGAAATAGGTAACTCTGATAAGGTGCTTAACGATCCCGCTCATCCATATACGAGGTCACTTGTTGAGTCGCTTCCGTCCTTGCAAAGGAAGGAGGTTAAACCTCCTGAGGGGGAAGTTCCTAGTCTGATTAACCTTCCCAAGGGATGTAGGTTTAATCCAAGGTGTCCAATGGCCATTAGCATTTGCAGGGAAAAGGAACCCCCCCTAATAGAGATGGGTGACAGGAAGGTTGCGTGCTGGTTATATCAGACCGACGGTAAAGAAAACGATAGTTAA
- a CDS encoding PH domain-containing protein yields MRAGYIRPTVKKTIVKGTIVVAIFSLFMKITPSNISSYLIFLVIWYSFLALYMLWKKSYKYQFNGNSVIFKSPLKSFTVSLENVDNLFVSQGPLAKRFHCGSVYLVLGKDVKRIWDVSFPQEMEQEIRRCMGG; encoded by the coding sequence TTGCGTGCTGGTTATATCAGACCGACGGTAAAGAAAACGATAGTTAAGGGAACTATCGTAGTCGCAATTTTCTCTCTTTTTATGAAGATAACTCCTTCCAACATTAGTTCATACTTGATATTCCTTGTCATATGGTATTCCTTTCTTGCGTTATATATGCTCTGGAAGAAGAGTTACAAGTATCAGTTTAACGGGAATTCTGTCATATTCAAGAGTCCGTTAAAGTCCTTTACTGTGAGCTTAGAGAATGTAGATAACTTGTTCGTAAGTCAAGGTCCACTGGCAAAAAGATTTCACTGTGGTTCAGTTTATCTGGTATTAGGTAAGGATGTGAAGAGAATATGGGACGTGAGCTTCCCTCAAGAGATGGAGCAAGAAATAAGGCGTTGTATGGGTGGTTAA
- a CDS encoding APC family permease, whose translation MSERKLTLWDAVGIGLGNIIGAGIFVMAGSTIDLAGPGALISFLFTAMIAFSVALNSAELSSEFPDKEGGVYTFAKETMGNTVGFLVGWMRMISYVFSGSAVALGFASYVFPSISIPIAGTLIIMLSLVYSRGLKIASELEKYISLINVAGLLIFAIVILSVSTFSISHFTPVAPHGINGILEASSLAFFAYSGFNTVATLTPSVKDGVRNVPRAIILSLSISSIIYILIVFSMLYGVPWQKFGVQGDPLRFALMLVHAPYWTVAIVSGVALLSTFSVTLSLIIASVRTTEQMVKDKLIPRTGRFTLPAISSFMILSLFFGNVEVLGLISNFGTIFSYLITPLAVFIGRKRLKPTFRSPFYPWVQLFSLMSSLVIMSVLGDESLVVGLVSLLIGLIIHVLHVEINFFERERSKK comes from the coding sequence TTGAGTGAACGTAAACTCACCCTATGGGATGCTGTAGGAATAGGTTTAGGAAACATAATCGGAGCGGGAATCTTTGTAATGGCTGGTAGTACTATAGATCTAGCAGGACCAGGGGCACTTATCTCTTTCCTATTCACCGCCATGATAGCCTTTAGCGTAGCGCTAAACAGTGCCGAACTTTCCTCAGAATTCCCGGACAAGGAAGGAGGAGTTTACACCTTTGCCAAGGAGACAATGGGAAATACTGTAGGCTTCCTTGTTGGATGGATGAGAATGATTTCCTATGTTTTTAGTGGTAGCGCCGTTGCACTAGGTTTTGCATCTTACGTTTTCCCTTCCATTTCTATCCCAATAGCTGGAACTTTGATAATTATGCTCTCTCTGGTATATTCAAGAGGATTAAAGATTGCATCTGAGTTAGAGAAATATATATCCCTAATTAACGTGGCAGGCCTCCTGATTTTCGCCATAGTGATCCTTTCAGTTTCAACCTTTAGTATATCCCATTTTACGCCTGTAGCTCCTCACGGCATTAACGGAATCTTGGAAGCCAGTTCCTTAGCTTTCTTTGCATACTCAGGATTCAACACAGTGGCTACCCTCACTCCCTCTGTAAAGGACGGCGTAAGGAACGTTCCCAGAGCTATAATTCTCTCACTTTCAATTTCATCTATTATTTACATTCTGATAGTGTTCTCGATGTTGTATGGGGTTCCTTGGCAGAAGTTCGGGGTACAAGGGGATCCGCTCAGATTCGCTCTCATGTTAGTTCATGCGCCCTACTGGACAGTTGCGATTGTGTCGGGAGTTGCACTACTTTCAACGTTCTCCGTGACCTTATCCTTGATCATAGCGTCGGTCAGGACTACGGAACAGATGGTTAAGGATAAGCTCATCCCTAGAACGGGGAGATTTACGCTTCCCGCTATATCTTCTTTTATGATATTATCACTCTTCTTTGGAAACGTAGAGGTATTGGGATTAATATCCAATTTTGGAACCATCTTCTCTTACCTTATAACCCCATTGGCTGTGTTCATAGGCAGAAAAAGGCTGAAACCTACCTTCAGATCCCCCTTTTATCCTTGGGTTCAATTGTTTAGCTTAATGTCCTCCCTAGTTATTATGTCAGTTCTTGGAGATGAGTCGCTGGTCGTAGGTCTGGTCTCCCTCTTGATTGGGCTTATAATACACGTGCTCCACGTCGAGATAAATTTCTTCGAAAGGGAAAGGTCAAAGAAGTAA